From Rutidosis leptorrhynchoides isolate AG116_Rl617_1_P2 chromosome 3, CSIRO_AGI_Rlap_v1, whole genome shotgun sequence, a single genomic window includes:
- the LOC139902668 gene encoding protein FAR1-RELATED SEQUENCE 5-like, giving the protein MDSTSIADSTSIAQSDVHVITNSANESATDSVPDTFSSTNSVCRNHFLSSYEDEGPDGKKLWFPNVPDHFNPVIGSVFVSWQDCLYFYDFYAEAAGFNIKKASENKDEDGSIVYQVHRCDRAGRPASKALIPPVIVNPPAIVDLSQSAPDPHSSIPDKLSKRKRQRRKVSNRHTHKLITERNMNLLNKRRKLDPEHMEFLFKLSTRSNMGGFKAYTLFSALSGGIDNVGPLPKNTLPNFSVEYYYDHNDFLRGVFWADNISKLNYKEFGDIVGFDATYGTNMYNMVFVALIGVDNHKNHLVGFLIVGRELFSNKDFRKQLNNIFWNQELNAEKCWQHVLDEFGLHDVDWFKDMYAMKVKWIPCFFQDTPMAGLVRTSSLCESENSFFIKCKNKHSKLVEFFSRFDVVVEKQRHNNTVLEFEMDNRSINCVTNKLIELHARDFYTPTMFLLVQEEIFQSSISCVQISSTIEENKDKQLCVTFDVKTAEASCSCLLFTREGRLCRHIFYVYHVHDVVAIPMSESKKIINHVFNKLRKVSSLYRDDLDKLVSFRDKFDVLIGDFLGSTSDEPSTSTRGEHINRLWRFSKPVNSNIHAPENIRNKGQRRSNRILSYKEVAVKKHVKTRACKRCGIHGHNVRNCTTDLTQVHNAKNKGKNVIDFELEDESEEDDEDLAYEDQDSDSD; this is encoded by the exons ATGGATTCAACTTCAATCGCAGATTCAACTTCAATTGCTCAATCTGATG TTCATGTTATTACGAATTCGGCTAATGAATCAGCTACTGATTCTGTTCCTGATACGTTTTCTA GCACCAACTCTGTCTGTAGAAATCATTTTTTGTCTTCTTATGAGGATGAAGGTCCTGATGGAAAGAAATTGTGGTTTCCTAATGTTCCAGATCATTTTAATCCTGTTATTGGTTCCGTGTTTGTATCATGGCAAGATTGTTTATATTTTTATGACTTTTATGCTGAGGCTGCTGGGTTCAATATTAAGAAAGCTTCTGAAAATAAAGATGAAGATGGTTCAATTGTTTACCAAGTTCATAGGTGTGATAGGGCAGGTCGTCCTGCCTCAAAAGCTCTTATTCCCCCTGTTATTGTTAATCCACCTGCTATTGTCGATCTATCTCAATCTGCCCCTGATCCTCATTCTTCCATTCCTGATAAACTTTCAAAGCGAAAGCGTCAGCGTAGGAAAGTGTCTAATC GGCATACTCACAAACTCATAACTGAAAGGAATATGAATTTGTTGAATAAAAGGAGGAAGTTGGATCCTGAACACATGGAATTTCTTTTCAAACTCAGTACTCGATCAAATATGGGTGGATTTAAAGCTTACACACTTTTTAGTGCTCTTAGTGGTGGTATTGATAATGTTGGTCCTTTGCCT AAAAATACCTTACCTAACTTCAGTGTCgagtattattatgatcataatgaTTTTTTACGTGGGGTTTTTTGGGCTGACAATATTTCTAAGTTGAACTACAAAGAGTTTGGTGATATTGTTGGCTTTGATGCTACATATGGTACAAATAT GTATAACATGGTTTTTGTAGCTCTCATTGGAGTTGATAATCATAAGAATCATTTAGTTGGTTTCTTGATT gtTGGTCGTGAGTTGTTTTCAAATAAAGATTTTCGTAAGCAATTGAATAACATATTCTGGAATCAAGAGTTGAATGCTGAAAAGTGTTGGCAACATGTTTTAGATGAATTTGGCTTGCATGATGTCGATTGGTTTAAAGATATGTATGCTATGAAGGTGAAGTGGATACCGTGTTTTTTCCAAGATACACCAATGGCTGGATTGGTAAGAACGTCATCACTTTGTGAGAGTGAAAATTCATTCTTTATAAAATGCAAGAACAAGCATTCTAAATTGGTGGAGTTTTTTTCACGCTTCGATGTTGTAGTTGAAAAGCAGCGCCATAACAACACGGTTCTCGAGTTTGAAATGGATAATAGATCTATTAATTGTGTTACCAATAAGCTAATTGAGTTACATGCTAGGGATTTTTATACACCAACCATGTTTCTGTTAGTTCAAGAAGAAATATTTCAGTCTTCTATCTCTTGTGTGCAAATCAGCTCAACCATTGAAGAGAATAAAGacaaacaattatgt GTTACTTTTGATGTTAAAACTGCCGAAGCCAGCTGTTCGTGTTTGCTTTTTACACGTGAAGGTCGTTTATGTAGGCACATATTTTATGTGTATCATGTTCATGATGTTGTTGCTATCCCTATG TCTGAATCCAAAAAGATTATCAATCACGTTTTCAACAAGCTTAGGAAGGTTTCCTCTTTATATCGAGATGATCTAGATAAACTTGTTAGTTTTAGAGATAAGTTTGATGTCTTAATTGGCGATTTTCTTGGTTCTACTTCTGATGAGCCTTCTACATCTACTAGAGGTGAACATATTAATAGACTATGGAGATTCTCTAAACCAGTCAATTCGAATATCCATGCTCCGGAGAATATTAGAAACAAAGGTCAACGCAGATCAAATCGGATATTGTCTTACAAAGAAGTGGCAGTTAAGAAACATGTTAAGACAAGAGCTTGCAAGCGTTGTGGTATTCATGGTCACAATGTTCGGAATTGTACTACTGACCTCACTCAAGTACATAATGCAAAGAATAAAGGAAAAAATGTCATTGACTTTGAATTAGAAGACGAAAGCGAGGAAGATGATGAAGACCTTGCATATGAAGATCAAGATTCTGATTCTGATTAA